DNA from Vitis vinifera cultivar Pinot Noir 40024 chromosome 19, ASM3070453v1:
atatttcatattcaaaatatactagttcatgttaattaaattaattaaataatttaacatgttaattaaattaattaaatgtgaaactaaatcacaaataatcatctaaaataaacatatcaatttataattaaataatcaaattaacctaagtcaattcaataaaaatatacaaattaattactattgaatataaaaataacattaaatcatccatattaattacaattgcaaacaaaattaattacaatttaaaatatacataccttaaaattggagtaatgagagagcaaatgaagaatgaatgcaaaaatgagtgaaattgatggaaaaatggctatttatagaagaaatttgggccaaaatagccgttggaacaCCAATTTACCGTTGAAATTCAAATCTGGCCGTTGGATCACAAACTGGGACAAATCTGGCCGTTGGATCACATTATTAACGTTGGAATCGCATCTGGGCCGTTGGATCAACGCGGACGTGATCTGGGCCGTCAGATCGCGCTAGAGAGAGGAGCGAAATATCTCCAAAAAGTCGGCGATGTATCGTCGAAATATCGCCGATTTATCGCCGATTTTCCGCTGCCACAGGCGATTATTTGGAGAAATTGCCGATTTATTGCGAAAAATCGTCCCCCCAATTTTTCTCCTGGAAATGTTGTGTCGCCGCCTCTCGATACAAGATATATCGatgatatatcgccgatatttccCGATATTTTCCTCCATGAGTATAAGGAAGAGGCCTTCATATCTTTTCACAAGGTCTTTATGCACTGACCTTAGAGACTTAAATTGTTGAGAGAGTAGCTTGACAAGCACATGTCGCCCACTTGATACTTGGTGTGTCACTTCTTATTGTCAAAccacctcttcatccttttAACGGCCTTGTCCAAGTATGAGCAAGTTATGTCAACTTGTTGTTGCCACCCCTAGTAAGCTTGAAAGCTTCTGAACCTTTTCCCAATAGCCCATTACAAAAGTGTGAGAAGTTAATAATTGTTACCCTGTAGTTAGCTCGAATAGGCTCTTGTTAGTTGCCTTACTTCTTGGTAGATTGCAAGAAAACTAGGCCACATCTAATAACTTAGCCTAATATCTCTTATTAGCACTCACAAAATGCCTCATCTGTTTATGAATGAAAGTTGGCAGAGAAGTGAAGCTTAGACCCCCATCATCTTAAAAAGCTTTGTCTAGAACTTACTAGTAAAGTACAGGTTGGGATCACTAATGATGTTTTTATTAGTAGTTGATAACATACTTTAGGAATAACCTTGTCGTCTCCTTTATAGTGCAATCTGTAGGAGCTGCCCTCTATTATCACTATGATCAATCCATAGCCTTTCGACTCATCCCAATGATAAAATCTATGGTGATGCTCTCCCAAGGTTCAAAAAATGACTATTTAAGCCCTAATAAGGATTAATTTGGGTCTCAAtttacctttaaaaaaatatacgcatttttcttaaagatgtatatatttttttttaaggatgtataTGTGCTTTGAAATCGGCCTTTGAGGTTAAGGGAGAGCTCAAATTCATTCTCGAGGTTTCacaaatgaatatttaaacCTTAATAAGGCTTAATAAGGTCCTAGTTCACccttaaaaaaatgtatgtatattttgttaagaatgtacatatttttattaagaaaacatGTGGACTTAGAAATTGACTATTAAGGTAGGGGAAGAGCTCAAAATGCATTCCACTAAATTTGACAAATGAATATTTAGACTCTAATAAAGCCTGATGGGGTCCTAGTttgccttttaaaaaaattcaagtgttttttttttttttcaaaatgtacGTGTTTTTCTTAAGTATGTACACAAGCTTAGAAATTGACAATTTAGGTGGGGATAGGGCTCAAATGCATTCTCTGAGTTCCACAAATGAATATTTAGATGAATTGGTACCATATTAGACTTTAGTTGTgtctaaatattcatttatggAACCTAGGGATTGAATTGGAGTCTTTCCTCCTCCTAAAGGGCTAAGTTCTAAGACCACatacatctttaaaaaaaaatacatacattttttaaagGCAATCTAAGACTCCATTTGGCCTTATTAGGGTTTAAATATTCATGTGTGAAACATGAGGAAGGCATTTGAGCTCTTGCCCCTTCTCAAAAGCCAATTTTTATGCTTACCTACATTCTTAACAAATatatgtacatttttttttttgtaaatgtggATTGTGACCCCATTAGGCCTTGTTAGGGTCCAAATACTCATTTGTGTAACCTCATGAATGCATCTAAGGCCTTCTCTTACCTCGAAATACAAATTCTAAGCTTATgcatatccttaaaaaaaaatgcatacattttaaagaaaatatatatacattcttcacaaaaatatttacattttaaagGCGGATTGGGACCTTTAGGCCTTATTAGGgtttaaatattcatttgtGTAACCTTAGGAATGCATTTGAGGCCTTACTCCCACCTCGAAATTTCAATGCCCAcatacatccttaagaaaaatatgtacattcttcacaaaaatgCATACATTTTTTTCAGGCAAACCATAATCCCATTAGGCCTTGTTATgctttaaatattcatttattactATCATGACCACATTTCCAAAGTACGAATTCTAATCTCACGTacatttttccataaaaatacatatttttccATGGTGGATCTGGACCCATTAGGccttattaatatttaaatattcatttgtGTAACATTGAGAATGCATTTGAGGCTTTCATCAACCTCAAAGTATGAATTTTAAACTTATGTgtatccttaagaaaaatacgtacatttttttacaaaatatgtGTATATTTTACCTAAAGCTAATGGGAAGCCCATAAAGCTTTATTATgtctaaatattcatttatgtAACCTCATGAATGCATTTAAGCCCTTTCCTCTCCttgaaaaccaattttaaaaaatacatacatttatcacaaaaatatgtacattttttaaaacatggaCCACGAACCCATTAGGCCTTGTTAGggtctaaatatttttttgtgcaACCTTGAGGATTCATTTGAGCCATTCCTCCACCTTTATGATCAATTTCAAGGCCTATGTACATCTATGTTCTTCATAaaattgttgacattttttttaaggcaaAGTGGGACCCATCATCCCTTATTAGggtttaaatatccatttatgTAGCCTTGGGAATGCATTTGAGGCATTCCCTCACCTTGAAGTGCAAATTCTAAGCCCCAGTGTATatccttaaaaatatatatatatatatatattctttataaaaatatgtacatttttTAAGGCAAATTGGGGCCCATCAGGCCTTATTAGGGTTTAATGGTATTCCACAAATATTTTTTGGTAATTGGAATAAATTATGGTAATGGTTGGGAAATTGATACAAGTTAAAAATGATGATCACCATGTGCATagattttttctatatattatttaGATGAccaaagtttgaaaattttaaattaattttgactacgatttattaaataaaataataataaataatgagcctatatatatatatatatatatatatttttttttttttgttacaaaaagaaatctatcattttttattttattttatggaatgttattataaaaatattttgaaagcgAGAGGAGATGGGAAGAAGGGAAAACAGGAGATATTTTTGAGCAGATAGGGTTCctctctttcattctctctcCAACATGGCTGCTTTCTATCTCTACACGTTCAACCTCATTCCTCATTCTCACTCTCCTTCTGCTTCATCAAACCCTGATTCACTCTCGAATCTCAATTCCATCAGTGCAAAAATCGATAAAAGAAGAAGCAGTTGCAGAACCAGTGGGTTCACTGTGCTGTCTACGCACTCTAATCCTAGAATTCTCAAGTCCAATCGCAGGTCACGCTACGGACAAGTGCTCTCGCCTTACGATACTGATGACAATGCGGGGGATGAGGATGGAGATTGGTTCTTCGATGTGAgctctatgttttttttttctccctcttcTTCTTTTGGCTTGTTTTGAGGTTTTTGTTGAAGTATGGTTTCGGTTTGGGAATTTGAGGGGGAattttttgcttgtttttggCCGGTTGGGTTCTTGGAACCGGTTTTCTTGCTTTCGAAGAGCTCAAGTAGTGGAAATCTTTTGCTTTTGAAATCAAGAGAAGTATTTCTGAGCCTGCAGGATGTGTTCTTGTTAATTTTGAATGTGaaatttccttttgttttggtAATTTTAACTGGAACATCCTGCATTGTTTGAGTGCTTCGGGATCTTGCAaacaaatttctttatttttaagcGATAAAGTAATGAAAGTTTGCTTTTGGAATCGGGAAAAAGGTCTTGGAGAATACTCAACTGGCAATGCATTTAGAATCGAGCTTGTGGTTTGTATGTTgtgtgatttatttatttatttttatcttttttaaagtGAAATTTGCTTTTGTTTTGGTAATTTGAGATGGAATTTGGTGCTTTTCTGGGTGGTCTGGCGTTTTGTTTGCTTTTTGAGATCTAAAGCGATGGAATTCTTGCTTTTGTAACCGACAAAAGAACTTAGAAAATGCTAATCCGTTCAATGCTTTTCTAGAAATAATTGAAGTAGAATGAAACACTAGGAATCACGTGGAGGAGAGAGGGTGCTAACCGTGAGTGCCTctggaagtgtttttagaatAACGGATAAAGTGTTTTTGGAGAaaatactataagtgatttttcaataccATATGAGtccgtttgacagtgattttaggaagtgtttttagtatttttaatactttaaatgatgaaaagtgttataaaagttagaaacacttcttaaaatcactaccaaacgcactctaagtgtgtttttagatttttagaagtgtttacttaattttaccaaacacttatagtttgtttgacaatgattttaggaagtgtttctaatatttttaacaattagaAATTTGTATCATTCAAGCCTTAGAAAGGctagaaacgttttctaaaatcactaccaaacgcacttttaatttttttcaaaaacattttataggctaaaaacacttcttaaaatcattgtcaaatagaCTATAAAACGTATTTTTGAGAAACTTATTGGATTATTTCACTTTAGCTCTGAACTGTAAGTTTGTTGTTCATGCACATATATGGTTTTTCTTCTGAACTGAGGTATTTTGCCCTTTACCCTGATTCACAACTGCAAAAGGAAttcaaagaaattcaaaaactaCAATGGAAAGGGTTGGCCTATCACTCATCTTAAGGATGAGAATCCATTATCTATCATTTGGAAGTTTCAGATATCATCTAGAAATGAAGATTGGTGAGGTTCAATTTTAGGTTTATTGAAGTCCAGAAGAGTGGCTTACTTTTTGTCATTAAACAGTATGCTGATACTTAAAGCCAGATGGGGGTTTTTATATGCTTGAAGtggttttcatgtttttcttaCTTCTGCGAACAACATCAGTTTGTTGTTAATTATGTTCTCTTAGATCTACATATATGAACTGTTTTTCCTTGTGCTCTATGTATGCCTTTTCCTGGTCATCTGTTGACTTGGTGTGCTGCTGGTATGTTGGGAATTGTTTATCTTTACATTATTGATTATACTGTATGAGTTTGCTTTTTCTTGTCAAAAGTATTTGCTGCTTCACTTTAGAATGTATCTCCAGGATGAAGATTCTGAGACAGAAGAGTTTGATGCTGATCggaaaaaatttaattcacaGAAGGGGAATGATACAAGACAAGGTATGAGCTTTAGAGCATTTCAAAAAGTTTCAGGAGGGAACATGGCTAATGATAATTTTGTTCATGAAGGTAGCCGGAGACAACTAGAAGAAGACCAGAGCATTAGATCATTAAAATCTGAAGGAAGTTTTAATATTTCCAAAGGAGAATTGGATGTCAAAAATGGGAAAAACACCATTGGGAGTTCTTATCATACTTTCAACAAATCAGAAGATTATGATTCATCAGAAATGCATGGGATAGGAAAGGTAATTATTTGGTAACATAATGAGATGTGGTATTTATTATGGATGTAGTGAATGGCATGAAGGAAATATTAcgagttttctttttttgcagCTGAAGCCCAGGAAATCTACAGAGAACAAATACTGTCGATTATCAGAAGAAATAGATTTAGATGAGAAATGGTTTCCACTTCTTGATTACCTGAGCACTTTTGGACTTAAGGAATCGCATTTTATCCAAATGTATGAGAGGCACATGCCTTCCCTTCAGATTAATGCATGTTCTGCACAGGAAAGGTTGGAGTACTTGTCAAGTGTTGGTGTCAAACACAGAGACAtcaaaagaattattttgagGCAGCCACAAATTCTAGAGTATACAGTGGAGAACAATCTGAAGTCCCATGTTGCTTTTTTGGTGGGTTTGGGTATTCCAGATTCTAGAATAGGGCATGTAATTGCTGCTGCTCCATCTTTGTTTTCTTATAGTGTGGAGAATTCATTGAAACCCACAGTGAGGTACTTGATCGAAGAGGTTGgcattaagaaaaatgatttaggGAAAGTCGTGCAGTTAAGCCCTCAAATACTGGTTCAGAGGATTGACAATTCATGGAACACCCGCTATAGTTTTCTCTCAAGAGAATTGGGAGCTCCCAGAGATAGTATAGTGAAAATGGTTACTAAACATCCCCAGCTTCTTCATTACAGCATTGAGGATGGATTTCTGCCTAGGATAAATTTCCTGAGAAGTATTGGAATGCGTAATTCTGACATCTTGAAAGTTTTAACAAATCTTACACAGGTCAGTTCTCTTTTCAGATTTCATAGAAATTAACAAATTCACTCTTGGATTTACATATTTGGGATTTCTCGCACTTATTTGTTGCAGAAAGCAGTATAGTCTCCCTCAtctttgtgttttatttttctagagtATTCATGATCCCcttttaggttttgaaaatatgataatGTATGGAAATTTTCACTTAGTACTTATAAATTTgtgttataatatatattttgtttgaaatggTTTGCCttaagaaaaaatgataaatcttttaaagaaattttatcaTGTGTGTGGAAGAAGGGAATTAGGGAAGTTGTGATTTTGTGAAGAGAATTAGGCAATCCTGTGGTCAAAGGAATTTGTTGTAATTGAGTTAGGAAAGTTCCTAATTTTGGTGCTAGGATtttatgtgtgtatatatatatattctctataaGAAAAAggattaaggaaaataattttttaccttGTATTCCTTCCATCTCTCTTCTACATGCTATTAGAGCTTTAGGCTTGTAAATCAGGGAAGATAAGTTTTTTTTGGCTTTCATTGTCAAGTTGAAGACCAAAATCGACCTTCATCGTTGGTCTTAAAATTTCCTCTTTTCTAAGTCGGACCATTATAGCCAATCAGATTGTGAACGCAACACCAAAGCAGTCATCGTCGTCATGTTGTGGTCATCACGTTGTTAACTCATTGCAAAACAGAGATTGTGCCCTCCTCTTCACACCGATGATGTAGCAACATCTGTCATCGTCACATTATAAATTAGAGATTGCGTCATTACTCTCTGCCTTGTCGTTGACCTTGTCTTAGCCTCGCCAGACGTCTCATCCTCACATCGTAATCATCTCCGCTTCGCGTTGCCGCACACCATCTTCATTGAGATTGCTTCAACCATCTTCTCCTCCATCCTTGTGATTGTCACCACTATAAGTATAGATCGTGAACCCATTGCAAAAGCAGCCGGAGACCATTGTCATCTTTGCACCTCCGATACAATAGGAGATTGTGAACCCATTGCAAAAGAAACCGGAGACCATTGCCCACTAAAGTTATAACATGACTCAATGTGTTGTTTAAACCCTTAggttggtttttatatttttaaaagtttgtttttatttccaaTTCGAGTCCCCTCAGGGCCACTGGAGGTTTACTTGGCCGTTAACTTCAGGGCCTTGTGGGATTAGTCgaagtttgtttttatttctaaaaaagcaaagaaaggaaaaaagagaaaaattgtCTAAGATATTAGAAACTACCACTGTCATTGCTAAATCTAAAGGAGTGATTACCAATCACAACACAAGAGAATTGTAGAATATTCAAGCAATATTCAGGCTTAATGGttagaattatttaaaatggtCTCAGTTTGTTCATACCTTTCTGaagggaaaaagaaatttatgtcATCTCTTGGGAATGGGACCAAGGAGAGGAGACCCTTGGTTTGATGCATGGGATGAGTAAGACTCAATGATTATCGCATGGTTGTGGAACTCAATGACGCCTGAAATTAGTGACACTTGTATGTTCTTGACAATTGCTGAAGACATTTAGGATGCAGTTCATCAGACATACTTGAAGGCACTAGATGCAACACAAGTGTATAAAATTAAAGTCAAGACTAGAGCAGCAAAACAGGTAAACAAGACAATCACAAAGTATGTCAATATGTTGTAAAATCTATGACAAGAACTTGATCACTGTCAATACATTGAGACAAAATGTCCTAAGGATGCAACAATCTTGAagaattatattgaaaaatattaagtatatGATTTCTTAGTTGGTCCAAATGCTGAATTTGACCAAGTTATAATCCAAATTCTAAGCAAAGAGCTTCCAATTTTGAATTACACTATCTTTATTATCTGAGCAGAAGAAAGCAAGAGAAGTGTCATGCTTGAACCTCAGAATAGGCTCGGCTATGGTTGCTAACAAAGGGAGTGATAAAAAGGCTAGCACTGTTGATAACAAAAAGACTGATTGGTTAGGAGCTTTAAATCGTGATAACAGGGATAACTTGTGGTGCACTTACCATTAGAAGCTCAGACATACATGAGAAAAACGCTAGAAACTTCATGGTAAGTCAACCAAATTTAGCAAAGAGTGGGGTTACAATGGAGGGCAACGAAGGGATAATGGGCAAGAAAACTTGTCTTTTGTCTAGCCAATTGAAGAAAAATCTCTAGAACAAGGTAGATTCTATCAGTAGGAGATTGAAAAATTGAGAGCTTTGTTAGGAACTCTTGAGAAACCTTAAGTAGGAAATCTTCAAGTAGGTCATTTTAGGTAAGTTTCCTATTTCCATTAGATTAAAAATCTCGGATAGAATCTTTGTCAATTCTTGGGTTTTAAATTCAGGTATTACAGATCACATGACTCATTCATCACACCAATTTAACAACTATAACCCTTTGTCCAAGTAGTAGGAAAATAGCTACAGTAGATGGTTTATTAACCAAACCACTGTTGCAAGTGTAGGAGATCTCCAAATTAGTCTTACACTCACATGTAGAAATGTGATTCGTGTTCCCAAGTTGTCCACTAATCTTGTCTCTATATAAAAACTTACACAAGATTTAGGTTGCAATGTGACTTTTTACCCTAGTCACTGTATTTTAGGACCAGGACTTGGGAAAGATGATTGGACTTGCTAAGGAACAGAATGGAACATACTATACTACCTTGGGACATCAAACGAGTCATCCGTATCTTTTCTTTTTGAGCACCACCttatcaataaagaaaaaaatttggctTCAACATTGTAGACTTGGACATCCATCATTTAGAACTCTTAAGATTGTGTTTACttctttatttaagaaattagATGTTGAAAGTTTTCATTGTAATGTATGTGAACCTGCCAAACACAAGTGTTCAACCTTCCTCACCAATGATGATAAAAGAAGTTTAGAGCCCTTTCATCTAATTCATAGTAATATTTAGGGTCGTTCCCCTATTCCTAATATATCTAGGGCATGTTGGTTTGTGTCCTTTATCAATGATTGTATGAGGGCTTGCTAGATTTTCTTACTTAAACACAAATCTAATGTGGATTTTGTTCTTCTAAGCTTTCATAACACAATAAAAAACCAATTTGTTGTCATTAGCAAGAGGTTTCAATCTAACAATGTCAGAGATTATTTCAATCAAGTCCTAACTCCATACCTTCAACATGAGGGAATAATCTGTGAGTCATTATGTGTCAACACctcacaacaaaatggagttgctaAGAGGAAAAATGGCCACCTTGATACAACatgagtttttttgttttaaaaataatgtgcCTAGATCTTATTAAGGGGAAGCTATCCTAATCTCACACATCTCATAAATCGATTACCCTCTAAAGTCTTAGGTTTCAAAAGTCCCATAGATATACTTTCATCGTTTTATCCTAATATGAAAACCACAAACCATCTCATTCCTAAGATATTTGGGTGTGTGCGCTTTGTGCATGTTCATAGTCCAAACAAGGGAAAATTGGACCCAAGAGTagtcaaatatgtttttgtaGGATATTCCTCAACTCAAAAGGGGTATAAGTGTTGTAATCCACcatccaatttattttatttttttgtctcaaCAAATGTTACTTTCAACGAGAGTGACTCCTACTTTCTTACTCCTTGTCTTTAGGGGGAGAATTCCATCAAGGAAGACAAAGATCATGATTCTTATCTTATTGATCTCTCTCATTAACCCTCCTACAGTCTTTAGTCCAGTGTCTGATCTAGTATCCATAACCTACTTCCTTGAACCCAAGTCGTTGCTGCTTGAGTCTGCTCTTGAAGATCGAATGATTGGTAAAGTGTATTCAAGAAAGAAAGTTGTAGTTCCTAAACTAATACAAGTCCACGAATCTGAATTGGCTTCTAGAAATAAGGTAACAATTTCTCATCCTTCCTTACAAACTGAATTTGAACTTCAATCTAAAAAATCTATGGATCAAAATCTCTCTATTGCCATTAGAAAGGGAATGAGGGAATGCATTAAATGCCCTTTGTATCTACTTTCCCATATTGTGTCATTTGAAAAGTTGTCTCCATCCCATAAGGGTTTTCTCATAAGTTTGAACAATATTCATATTCTTACCACTCTATTCAAggctttttttaattaaaatcggAGGCAAGCCATGGATGCAGAAATGGAGGCCCTAGAGAAGAATAAAACTTGGGAGATGGGAGATTTACCTACAGGAAAAAATCTAGTGGGATGTAAGCGGGTCTATACTGTCAAGTATAGAGTGGATGGGACATTAGAGAGGTACAAGGCAAGACTGGTGGCTAAATGATacactaaaaaaatatgatgtgGACTCTCTAGAGACATTTGCTTCGGTTGCCAAGATGAACacaatcaaaattttgttattattggTAGCAAATTATAATTGGGATCTACAATAGTTTGATGTCAAACATGCATTTTTGAATGGAAATTTggaagaagaaatttatatgaaagTCCCTTCTGGATTTGGTAATGGCCCAAC
Protein-coding regions in this window:
- the LOC100260706 gene encoding transcription termination factor MTERF9, chloroplastic; translated protein: MAAFYLYTFNLIPHSHSPSASSNPDSLSNLNSISAKIDKRRSSCRTSGFTVLSTHSNPRILKSNRRSRYGQVLSPYDTDDNAGDEDGDWFFDDEDSETEEFDADRKKFNSQKGNDTRQGSRRQLEEDQSIRSLKSEGSFNISKGELDVKNGKNTIGSSYHTFNKSEDYDSSEMHGIGKLKPRKSTENKYCRLSEEIDLDEKWFPLLDYLSTFGLKESHFIQMYERHMPSLQINACSAQERLEYLSSVGVKHRDIKRIILRQPQILEYTVENNLKSHVAFLVGLGIPDSRIGHVIAAAPSLFSYSVENSLKPTVRYLIEEVGIKKNDLGKVVQLSPQILVQRIDNSWNTRYSFLSRELGAPRDSIVKMVTKHPQLLHYSIEDGFLPRINFLRSIGMRNSDILKVLTNLTQVLSLSLEDNLKPKYMYLVNELRNEVHSLTKYPMYLSLSLDQRIRPRHRFLVYLKKAPKGPFPLSSFVPTDECFCQQWAGTSLDSYLAFRQRLLLKDFAKKYEKRR